The genomic window ATGCCGATGCACTCATACAAAAATTTGAGCGGCTGATCGACGAATCTGTCTCTAAGAAGGAAAAAGAGATTATGGAGGTTTAGCTTGCTTGCGCTGCTGCAGTTTCAACCTTGCGCGCCTGCAGCCACAACTTTATTCTCTAACTCAAACCTAGATTCTATGCCAATCGACTATCTGAACGGACGGCGCCTCAAGCATGCCATCATTGCAGGCGCAGAATCAGTCATTATGCGTAAGGAGTATCTCAACAAAATCAACGTGTTCCCAGTGGCAGATGGGGATACAGGCACCAATATGGCCCTGACCTTGAAGTCAGTTGTCGAAGGGCTCTATGAGTGCGACGACTCGACCGTCGATGCCGTGGTCATCTGTGCAGCTGACGCTGCGCTTGTCGGGTCTCGAGGCAATTCTGGCTCTATTCTCGCGCAGTTTTATCAAGGTATGGCAGAGGGACTGTCTGGCAAAGAGCGTATTACGGCACCAGAATTTGGTCAATCTTTGCTGATTGCCAAGAACTACGCCTACGAAGCCATGCTTGAGCCAAAAGAAGGTACGATTCTTACGGTTATTCGTGATTGGACCATGAGCATCACGCAGATTGTTCAACGCACAGGCGACTTCAAGGAAATTATTGCTGAATCTATTCAAGCGGCAAAAGCATCACTGGCGCGTACCCCCGATCAGCTCGTGGTTAATGGCGTGCATGTCCTCAAAAAAGCTGGTGTTGTGGACTCTGGCGCACAAGGCTTCGTTGATATGCTGCAAGGCATTCACGACTTTATGCAAAAAGGCAATATCCGCGAGTATCTCAAACGCAAATTTTTCTCCTTTACAAGTTCAGAAGGCAGTGCCGCCGCTGTCGAAAGCAACGCTGAAGCCATTACTTTCCAGTACTGCACCGAGTTCGTTTTGGAAAATGGTGAGAATTACGACAAAAAAGCCTTGCGTAAAGCCCTGATTGAATACGGCGATTCACTTATCATCGGTGGCTCAACAACTAAAACCAAAGTGCACATCCACACCAATGAGCCCGAGACGATCTTTGAAATCGCTGCGCGCTTTGGCATTGTGCAGAAAAAGAAGTACGAAGATATGAAAGCCCAACATGAAGCGGCTTTCGGCAAAAAACCTATCGGCATCGTTACAGATTCAACTTGCGACCTGCCAGAAGAATACCTTGAAGCGCATGATATTCGCATCGTTCCGCTGCAAGTGCGCTTCGGCGAAGATGAATACTTAGACCGCGTTACCATTTCTGCACAAGAGTTCTACAAGCGTCTTAGCACTAGCGACTCCCTTCCGAAAACTTCTCAGCCTGCTACCGCGGCCTTCAAGCAAGTCTATGAAGACATGCTGCGTAGCTATGATGGCATTGTCGGTGTGTTTATCTCTTCTGGCATTTCTGGTACCTTGCAAAATGCACGCACGACTAGCAAGTTTTTCAAGGATAGAAAGTTTGCCATTATTGATAGCAAAATTACCTCGCTGGGCATGGGCTTTCTTATCAAAGAAGCCGTCAAAATGCGCGATGCTGGCAAAAGCCTTGGTGAGATCGAAACGCGCCTCAACGACATGGTCAAAAACATCCGTGCCTATCTTAGCCTTGAGACCATAGACAATCTCGTGCGCGGTGGGCGTCTCTCAAAGTCAAAAGGATTTCTTGCCAAACTCTTGCATATCAATCCTGTGCTCACTTTTGACGACAAAGGCAAAGTTGTGCAGCTCGACAAAGGTGTTGGTAGCAAGGGCTCACTCGACAAAGCCATTGATCACGCCACACGCCACCTTGAAGGCAAACAGAACATTCAAATTTCGGTTGTTTATTCCGATAAGATCGAGCGGGCGAACTATGCAAAAGAAAAATTAGCCGCGCGCTTCCCTGATGTGCCCATCACAATTGCACAGATTTCCCCTGTGCTTGGGACATACGGTGGCACGGGGACTGCCGCCATCATCGTCTATGGTGAATAACGATAGTGTCCGCTTTTATCTCAAACAAAAAACGGTAGGGTCTTCTGCTCTATCGTTTTTCATTTTTGCCGCTCTTTTGGCTTTTGCGTTTTGCTTATCCAGTTGCTTCAATTTTTTTGCGTAAGCGTGCGACGGGAATGTTGAGTTGTTCACGGTATTTGGTTACGGTGCGACGCGCCACCTTGTAGCCATGCTGGGCAAGCATTTCAGCAAGTTTATCGTCAGAGAGCGGTTTGCCTGATTCTTCTTTTTCAATGAAGTCTTTAATGAACTGCTTGATAATGCGGTTTGAGATTTCATCGCCGGATTCGGTTTCTACAGCGGTACTGAAAAAGTATTTGAGTTCCCAGATACCCTTGTCGGTTTGTACATATTTGCCATTGACCACGCGGCTAACTGTGGAAATGTCAACGCCTGCCTCTTCAGCGATATCTTTGAGAATCATCGGCTTAAGTTTTTCAGGACCTACTGCAAAGAATTCATATTGACGGCGCACGATAGCATCCATAATTTTGCGCATCGTGTGGCGACGCATCTCAATTGCGCTCATGAAGCCTTTTGCCGCCTCGATTTTTTGTCGAATAAATTCGCGCGCGCTGCGATCTTGGCGTTTGTCTTCCAAAATTTCTTTATATCGGCGTGAAATGCGGATTTGTGGGATATTGCGTTCGTTTGCGCTGACCACCAATTCATCACCGTCAAAGGTTACGATGAAATCGGGGACAATATATTTCACTCTTTCACTTGAGTTGCGAATGGGTTTCGGGTTAAGTTTTTGAATCAGTTGCACGGCACGCCGTAATTCATTTTGTGTTACCCCCAGCGTTTGCATCAGTTTCTGGTAGTGCATCATCGTAAATTCTGTGTAGTGATAGGTCAAAATTTTTTTGAGCAAGCTGGCGGTCATCTTCGCGTTCATCGTCAAATTCATCAGCTAAGGCATGCAGTTGAATGAGCAAGTTTTCTTGCAAATTGCGCGCACCTACGCCCGGTGGATCGAGTTGCCAGATTTTTTCTAAAACCATCTCGATTTCTTTTTCACTTGCCTCTACGCCTAACATTAGCAAGCCTTCGCGAATCACATACAACTCGCAGCGCAAATAACCATCTTCATCAAGATTGCCAATGATTTCTTCTGCGATGAGTTGTTCTTTTTCACTGATATCGAGCAAGCGCAGTTGATTGAGCAGGTCTTCGCGCCAACTTTCTTCGTATTCAGGCTGCCAGTCGTTGCGCTCATCATCGGGCGCACTCAGCGGTTGTGTCTTGTAGCCTTCGTCGTCTTGCTCACGCAGATATTCTTCAATTTCACTCTCAAACGCGGTCTCATCTTTCGTGTTTGGCTCAGGGAACTGCATTTGGCTGCCTTCTCCTTCACTGCTGTTTTCGCTAATCAGCTCAATGGGCGTCAGTTCCGCTGGCGGTTCAGGTGCAGGTGCGTCATCGACTATGGCTTCGAGTTCATCGGGTTTATCTTGATCACTCACCTCTTCGAGCACAGGGTTTTCTTCTAACTCTTGCTTGATGCGTTGCTCCAACTGCAATGTCGGTAGTTGCAAAAGCTTCGTGTACAGAATTTGTTGCGGACTTAATCGAAGCGTTTGAACTTGTCGTTGCGATAAACTTTGCGAGCTCATTGCGTTTCAAGGTTTCAATTTGAGTTAGTCCATGCTTTCAAAGACGCTTGAAGCGCGCATAATCTAAAAGCTTCTTTGTCCATTCTTCTCCGTATTTGCGTCGCAGCGCTGGCGCAAGAAATTCTACCATTGGCACATCTTGCGCTGCACCGCATGCTCTTCCGCCTTCACATTCAGGAATCTGCGAATAGACCAAGTAATCTGTGCCTAATCGTGTACGCACGCGAATCGGATAAAGATGACATGAGATTGGCTTTTGAAAATCTGTCTCACCTAGCTCAAACGCATGTTCTAACATACACTTTGCAATACCGTTTTCATCAAACTTTGCAAATACACACTCTCGCCCTTCAACCGTCATCAGATACAGGTCACCACGATAGGCTTCATAGATGCCTTTTGTTTCGACAATCTCACGATTTTTTTCAGGCAGGTATTTCTTTACCTTATGCAAATTTTTCTCAATTTGCTCTACTTCTTGCGATAAGACTGGTGCGCCTTTTTCACCCACAACACAACATGCACCCTTGCAGACTTTGAGATCGCATCGGAACGTTGCGGCAATGACATCTGGCTCAATGAGCACGTTTGCAATAGCAATTAGCGCGATGTCTTCTTTCGGAGATGTTTTCATAGATTTTTTCTTTTGCAGAATGTAATACAAAATTCAGAAACTAGATATCACATTGCGCCTGACTTTTCTGACTTACGTGCATATCAAGTTATTTTATAAATTTGCGCCATCGTTTTTGTAGACTTAACTGCTTTTTCAAAGATCGCTACTCAATGTCAACACAGCCTATCACGGTCATTACAGGTGCAGCCGGCTTTTTAGGCTCACATCTCTGCGACCGATTTTTGCAAGAAGGACACAAAGTTATCGGCATTGACAATTTTATTACAGGGAACCCCGACAATCTTGCCCATCTTTTTGGCAATCCTCATTTCAAGTTCATTCGCCATGATGTTTCCAATTTCATTTATGTCGAGGGGCGCGTCGATAATGTCTTGCATTTTGCCTCACCTGCAAGTCCGATAGATTATCTGAAAATTCCGATTCAGACGCTCAAAGTCGGCTCGCTTGGCACGCACAACGCCTTAGGTTTAGCCAAAGCAAAAAATGCCCGTTTCATGATTGCTTCCACGTCGGAAGTCTATGGCGATCCACTCGAGCATCCGCAAAAAGAAACTTACTGGGGGCATGTTAATCCGGTTGGCTTGCGCGGCTGTTACGACGAAGCCAAACGTTTTGCTGAGGCGATGACCATGGCTTACCATCGTCATCATGGGCTGAACACACGGATTTTGCGCATCTTCAACACCTACGGCGAAAGAATGCGCCTTGATGATGGTCGCGCGCTGCCCTCTTTTGTCAGTTCCGCTATCAAAGGTGAAGCCATGACTGTCTTCGGTGATGGCTCACAGACGCGCAGCTTTTGCTATGTCTCCGACCTTATCGAGGGCATTTGGCGACTCTTACACACAGATTTTCACGAGCCTGTCAACATCGGCAATCCAAGTGAAATCACCATTTTGGATTTTGCCAAAGAAGTGCAAGCCATTGTGCGCGAACTTATCGGGAAAGAAATTCCTATTGTCCATAAGCCCTTGCCAGCTGATGACCCCAAACAGCGACGCCCTGATATCACGCGTGCAAAAGAACTTTTGGGCTGGGAGCCGAAAGTCGACCGCGCTGAAGGTCTGCGTAAAACCATTTGTTTTTTTCTCAAACAAGCCGGTCAACTCTGATTTTCCATTGGCTTATTTCAATTCACACCGTGCGCTTTATGCAACTTCTTGATGGCAAAAAAATCTCTGAAGAGATCAAAGCTGAACTCAAAGCACGTCTTGCCTACCTGCTTTCGCAAACAGGACGCTCACCTGGACTTGCAGTCATCATCGTTGGTGAAAACCCTGCATCGCAAATCTATGTGCGCAATAAAGCGAAAGCCTGCACCGACATTGGGATTCGCTCCACTGTGATTGAGCTTGCAGCAAGCATCTCGCAAGCTGAATTGCTTCAACGCATTCACGCACTCAATGAAGATGAGTCCGTGCATGGCATTTTGGTTCAGCAGCCTTTGCCTGCACACATCGACGATTTTGCCATAACCCTTGCCATTTTGCCCGATAAAGATGTTGATGGCTTTCACCCTGAAAACGTAGGGCGGCTGGTGATTGGTCGCCTCAATGACTGTTTTGTTAGTTGTACGCCGCTTGGTGTGCTTGAGCTGCTGCGTCGATATGCGATTGATCCTTCAGGTAAGCACTGTGTGGTTTTGGGTCGCAGCAATATCGTCGGCAAACCGATGGCAAATCTCATGCTGCAAAAGTTAGCCGGCATGAATGCCACTGTTACGATTTGCCACTCTGCTTCACATGACATTGCCTCTTTCACACGCCAAGCAGATATTCTTATTGCTGCAATTGGCAAAGCGCACTTTGTTACAGCCGACATGGTCAAGCCTCAGGCTGTTGTTATTGATGTCGGCATTAACCGCATTGCCGATGCGTCGGCAAAATCAGGCTCACGCATTGTGGGCGATGTAGATTTCGAGGCGGTCTCAAAAGTCGCCTCTGCTCTAACACCCGTACCCGGCGGGGTCGGTCCTATGACCATTGCCATGCTACTGAGCAACACTGTCAAATCCTTTGAGCGGCATCTGCGGCGATGAAAAATTTTCTTTTTACAACATTTGTTACTTTTAGAAACTTCTTAACAGTGGAATGTTCTTTTCCACACAACCTTATCGATATGTTTTGCAAATCTTTTCATTGCAACTTCCTTGCTGCTGCACTGCTGTTTGTGCTTTCTCTCAACCTTTTAGGGTGCGGCCGCTCTTCGGAAACACCTACTCGTCCTAAAATTGGCTATGTGCTGATGGTGCGCGATGCCACACTTGAAGAAGCACGTCGTGGCTTTTTTGATGCACTTAGAGATTCTGGTTATGAAGCTGGTCAGACACTTGATGTGATTGATCAAAATGCGGAAGGTGATGTTGCAAATCTGAACCAAATTTTGGATTACTGTCTTGCGCAGAAGGTCGTACTGATTGCCACCAACCCTACGGTTGCTACAATCGCTGCTGTCAGCAAAACGCAAACTGTGCCTGTGTGCATGATGGTCTCTCCTCGCCCTGACTTAGCTGGACTTTCAAAATCACCAGATGATGCACCAAAGAATCTCTTCGGCGTCTATGAAACACTCAATTACATTGATACGAGTGTTTCGCTCATCAAAGAGGTTTTTCCAAAAGCCAAGCGCATCGGTACCATTTTCAACACCAGTGAACCGAACTCAGTCAATGCCATGGGACGCTTGCGCTCGATGTGCAAACTTTTAGGTTATGAACTCTTCGAGGTAGGGATAACGAACTCGAATGAATCGCAGCAAGCTGCACAAACTTTGCTCTCACGAAGAATTGATGTTTTCTTTGCCCTGCCCGATAACATTATTTTTTCGAGCTTTGAGACCATCAAGCAAACGCTGGACACAAAGCGCGTACCGATTGTGACCTCCGAAATTGGTCTTGTCAAGCGTGGTGCGCTCATTGCCTACGGAGCGGACATTTACGAATGGGGCAGGCAAGCAGGTAGAATTGCTGTCAAGATTTTGCGCGGTGAAAGTGTGCTCAAGCTCGAGGAAGTTCAAATTCGCAAGCGTGTCTGCAATGCCCAAGCGCTGCAACTTGCCGGTCTTTCTGTTCCATCAGGTTTTGAGGCGCTCTAATACCCATCAATGCTACTATTGCTCATCGAGCGTGTCATCGCAGTTATACATCACCTAAATGATGCACGAAGTTCGTATCTTTAATGCTTGAAGCATTAACAAAAACCGAATTCAAATGGAGCTTTGGCTTGGCGCAGCGGTTCTTGGGCTGTGCTATGGATTTCTCGCCATTGGTGTTTATATCACAATGCGCATCTACAACTTCCCCGACATCACCGCTGATGGTAGTCTGACCTTAGGCGCAAGTATCACGGCATCGTTGCTGGTTATCGGCGCCAACCCATTTTACTCCGTCTTCGTTGCGATGATCTTCGGTTTCCTAGCAGGCTCGCTTACGGGCATTGTCCATACCAAACTCAAAGTCAATGGGCTGCTTTCAGGGATTTTGGTTACCACTGCGCTCTATTCCATCAATCTGCGCATTATGGGTCGCTCCAATATCCCACTGCTCACTGTTCAGACCGTGCTTACCCCTTTTGAAAACGCATTTCCTGAGGCACCGCGCTGGGCTGTCGACTTCATCGTTTTCCTCTGTTTCAGCATCATTTTCTTAGTCCTGCTTGGCTTGCTTTTCAAAACGGACTTCGGCTTAGCCATGCGTGCCACTGGCGACAATGAAGTGATGATTGCAACACAAGGCGTCAACACCGACACAATGAAAATTGTCGGCATCGGGCTTTCAAATTCAATGATTGCGCTCTCTGGTTCGCTTGTCTGTCAATATCAAGGTTTTGCAGACATCAGCATGGGTATTGGTATCATTGTCTTTGGCTTAGCCAGCGTGATTATTGGCGAGTCGCT from [Chlorobium] sp. 445 includes these protein-coding regions:
- a CDS encoding bifunctional methylenetetrahydrofolate dehydrogenase/methenyltetrahydrofolate cyclohydrolase FolD; the protein is MQLLDGKKISEEIKAELKARLAYLLSQTGRSPGLAVIIVGENPASQIYVRNKAKACTDIGIRSTVIELAASISQAELLQRIHALNEDESVHGILVQQPLPAHIDDFAITLAILPDKDVDGFHPENVGRLVIGRLNDCFVSCTPLGVLELLRRYAIDPSGKHCVVLGRSNIVGKPMANLMLQKLAGMNATVTICHSASHDIASFTRQADILIAAIGKAHFVTADMVKPQAVVIDVGINRIADASAKSGSRIVGDVDFEAVSKVASALTPVPGGVGPMTIAMLLSNTVKSFERHLRR
- the rpoN gene encoding RNA polymerase sigma-54 factor, producing the protein MNLTMNAKMTASLLKKILTYHYTEFTMMHYQKLMQTLGVTQNELRRAVQLIQKLNPKPIRNSSERVKYIVPDFIVTFDGDELVVSANERNIPQIRISRRYKEILEDKRQDRSAREFIRQKIEAAKGFMSAIEMRRHTMRKIMDAIVRRQYEFFAVGPEKLKPMILKDIAEEAGVDISTVSRVVNGKYVQTDKGIWELKYFFSTAVETESGDEISNRIIKQFIKDFIEKEESGKPLSDDKLAEMLAQHGYKVARRTVTKYREQLNIPVARLRKKIEATG
- a CDS encoding ABC transporter permease, with the protein product MELWLGAAVLGLCYGFLAIGVYITMRIYNFPDITADGSLTLGASITASLLVIGANPFYSVFVAMIFGFLAGSLTGIVHTKLKVNGLLSGILVTTALYSINLRIMGRSNIPLLTVQTVLTPFENAFPEAPRWAVDFIVFLCFSIIFLVLLGLLFKTDFGLAMRATGDNEVMIATQGVNTDTMKIVGIGLSNSMIALSGSLVCQYQGFADISMGIGIIVFGLASVIIGESLLGLFRHRFSVGTQLVSVVFGAIIFRVLVGAALSLGLAPTDFKIVTAFFVLLSVALPQLRNLIFRR
- a CDS encoding ABC transporter substrate-binding protein; this translates as MKNFLFTTFVTFRNFLTVECSFPHNLIDMFCKSFHCNFLAAALLFVLSLNLLGCGRSSETPTRPKIGYVLMVRDATLEEARRGFFDALRDSGYEAGQTLDVIDQNAEGDVANLNQILDYCLAQKVVLIATNPTVATIAAVSKTQTVPVCMMVSPRPDLAGLSKSPDDAPKNLFGVYETLNYIDTSVSLIKEVFPKAKRIGTIFNTSEPNSVNAMGRLRSMCKLLGYELFEVGITNSNESQQAAQTLLSRRIDVFFALPDNIIFSSFETIKQTLDTKRVPIVTSEIGLVKRGALIAYGADIYEWGRQAGRIAVKILRGESVLKLEEVQIRKRVCNAQALQLAGLSVPSGFEAL
- a CDS encoding NAD-dependent dehydratase, which codes for MSTQPITVITGAAGFLGSHLCDRFLQEGHKVIGIDNFITGNPDNLAHLFGNPHFKFIRHDVSNFIYVEGRVDNVLHFASPASPIDYLKIPIQTLKVGSLGTHNALGLAKAKNARFMIASTSEVYGDPLEHPQKETYWGHVNPVGLRGCYDEAKRFAEAMTMAYHRHHGLNTRILRIFNTYGERMRLDDGRALPSFVSSAIKGEAMTVFGDGSQTRSFCYVSDLIEGIWRLLHTDFHEPVNIGNPSEITILDFAKEVQAIVRELIGKEIPIVHKPLPADDPKQRRPDITRAKELLGWEPKVDRAEGLRKTICFFLKQAGQL